TGCTGATGATGGTGCCGTTCGTCTGGATGGTGCTCACCTCGCTCAGGACGCCCGTCGAGATCGCCTCGCAGGACGCCGGACTGCTGCCGGAACACTGGGAGTTCGGCAACTACATCGACGCGCTGAAAGCGGCGCCGTTCGCGACGTACGCGCGCAACAGCTTCATCATCGCGTTCAGCCACACCGTCATCAATGTGGTGGTCGCGTCGATGGCCGGCTACGCGCTGGCGCGGATCAGGTTCCGGGGCAGCGAGGTCATCTTCTACCTCTTCATCGCCGCGCTGATGATCCCGACGTACACCAAGGTGCTGCCGGAGTTCCTGATCGTCCGCTTCATGCCGCTGGCCGGCGGGAACGACATCTTCGGCCAGGGCGGCAGCGGCTGGCTGGACTCCTGGTGGGCGCTGATCGTTCCCGGGGCCGTCACGCCGTTCGCGGTCTTCCTCTTCCGCCAGTTCTATCTGGACCTTCCGGTGGAACTGGAGGAGGCGGCCAGGCTCGACGGACTCGGCGAGTTCCGGATCTACGCCCGGATCATGACACCGCAGGTCAAGCCCGCGCTCACCACCGTGGCACTGCTGACCTTCGAGTCGTCGTGGAACAACTTCCTGTGGCCGCTGCTGGTGACCCGTACGGACAGCCTGCGGGTCATCCAGGTCGGGCTCTCCGTCTTCAAGACGGAGAACGGCACCCAGTGGCACTTCCTGATGGCCGGCACCACGCTGGCCACCCTTCCCATGGTCGTTCTCTTCCTCATCGGCCAGCGCTACTTCGTGCAGGGGTTCGCAACCGCCGGTCTCAAGTGACCGGTTCCGGCCCCACGGGGCCGGTCATCGAAAGGGTTTCGCTTCATGTCTGCTGATCTCAACGGCTCCCGCGCACTCGTGACAGGGGCGGGCCACGGAATCGGCCGCGCCATCGCTGTCGCTCTTGCCGGGGCCGGGGCCGATGTCGCCGTCCACTACCGCTCCTGCGCCGACGAGGCCGCCGGGACCGTCTCCGCCATCGAGGCGCTGGGACGCAGGGCGAAGGCGTTCAAGGCCGATGTCACCGTGACGAACGAGGTGGACCGGCTCGTCGATGAGGCGGCCGGTTTCCTCGGCGGCCTGGACGTCCTGGTCTGCAACGCGGGCCATCTGATCGGCCGGGCCACGATCGCCGAGATGTCCGACGACCACTTCGAGCAGGTTCTCTCCACCAATCTGACGTCGACGTTCCGCACGGTGCGGGCGGCGCTGCCGTATCTGACCAAGTCCTCGGCCGGACGCATCATCACGATGTCCTCGCTGGCCGCGCACAACGGCGGCGGCCCCGGCTCGGTCGCCTACGCGGCGGCCAAGGCCGGAGTCCGCGGCTTCACCAAGGGCCTGGCCAAGGAGCTCGGCGGCACCGGCATCACGGTCAACACCGTGGCTCCCGGCTTCATCAAGGGCACTGCCTTCCACGACACGTTCACCGCGCCCGAGACGCAGCAGGCGATGGAGGCCGGCATCCCGGTCGGCCGGGCGGGCACCCCGGAGGATGTCGCCGCCGCGGTCGTGCATCTGGCGTCGCCGTCGTCCGGCTTCCTCACCGCCACCACGGTGGACATCGACGGTGGCGTGTGGCCGCGTTGAGGCGGATCGCCCGGGAGCGGGGCGGCTGGTGGCATGCGTACGTGTGCCCGGCACACGGCGTGGAGCTCGACCACGGTGATCTGCTCGCCGGGGTCTTCCCGGCGGACGGTGCGCGCTGTGCCTACGGCTGCCGGGTGGACGACAAGGCGGTGCGCGGTGCCTGGCTGGTGCTGTCGCACCAGGCGTGGGCGCGACGCCTTCGGGTGCTCGCCCACCGGGGCGAGCGTGCTCAGGCGGTGGCTCGGCTCGTCGAGTACGCCGGTCTGTACGCGGAACTCGCCACCGAGCGGCACGGCGAGGCACAGACCTGGATGCTGCGCGGCCGGCTCTTCCACCAGGCGCTGACCGACGCCATCTGGGCGGTCACCATCG
This sequence is a window from Streptomyces sp. NBC_01217. Protein-coding genes within it:
- a CDS encoding SDR family NAD(P)-dependent oxidoreductase, which encodes MSADLNGSRALVTGAGHGIGRAIAVALAGAGADVAVHYRSCADEAAGTVSAIEALGRRAKAFKADVTVTNEVDRLVDEAAGFLGGLDVLVCNAGHLIGRATIAEMSDDHFEQVLSTNLTSTFRTVRAALPYLTKSSAGRIITMSSLAAHNGGGPGSVAYAAAKAGVRGFTKGLAKELGGTGITVNTVAPGFIKGTAFHDTFTAPETQQAMEAGIPVGRAGTPEDVAAAVVHLASPSSGFLTATTVDIDGGVWPR
- a CDS encoding carbohydrate ABC transporter permease, encoding MATTELHRPGADGKDRTRTKGRPLPVGRIVLYVTLSVVSLLMMVPFVWMVLTSLRTPVEIASQDAGLLPEHWEFGNYIDALKAAPFATYARNSFIIAFSHTVINVVVASMAGYALARIRFRGSEVIFYLFIAALMIPTYTKVLPEFLIVRFMPLAGGNDIFGQGGSGWLDSWWALIVPGAVTPFAVFLFRQFYLDLPVELEEAARLDGLGEFRIYARIMTPQVKPALTTVALLTFESSWNNFLWPLLVTRTDSLRVIQVGLSVFKTENGTQWHFLMAGTTLATLPMVVLFLIGQRYFVQGFATAGLK